Proteins found in one Sporosarcina sp. FSL K6-3457 genomic segment:
- a CDS encoding metallophosphoesterase, which translates to MITVNKMVWMALSMMSGFLAFMFMNARQRNVIYHEMNAETGNAFNKQLTVFFISDIHRRKIDEKLLAKIHANHEIDIVVIGGDLAERDVPLARIANNVGHLARLGPLFYVWGNNDREVGEQEMRDILMRYGGKILDNESAAVPGHPDWGVCGTDDPSSRNVDIDSTLRTIQQFKEVIMVTHTPSLFRKVEQVYHPRLMLAGHTHGGQIRLGKWGLQEKGVFRLDGGRAKLISNGYGTSTLPLRLGAAPECHVIVINYTESVPKEL; encoded by the coding sequence TTGATTACGGTCAATAAAATGGTATGGATGGCTCTTTCGATGATGAGCGGATTTTTGGCATTTATGTTTATGAATGCAAGGCAAAGAAATGTCATCTACCATGAAATGAATGCTGAAACAGGAAATGCTTTTAATAAGCAGTTAACGGTTTTTTTCATTTCGGATATTCATCGACGCAAGATTGACGAAAAACTATTGGCGAAAATTCATGCCAATCATGAAATTGATATAGTCGTCATTGGGGGAGATCTTGCGGAAAGGGATGTCCCATTAGCGCGTATCGCTAACAATGTTGGTCATCTTGCACGTCTAGGGCCATTGTTTTATGTATGGGGTAATAATGACCGTGAAGTGGGCGAGCAGGAAATGAGAGACATTTTAATGCGTTATGGCGGTAAAATACTGGATAACGAAAGTGCTGCTGTTCCTGGACATCCTGATTGGGGGGTATGTGGGACGGATGATCCGTCAAGTCGCAATGTTGATATCGATTCGACACTTCGCACGATTCAGCAGTTTAAGGAAGTCATAATGGTGACACATACACCATCGTTGTTTCGAAAAGTGGAGCAGGTATATCATCCACGGCTGATGCTTGCGGGTCATACACACGGCGGGCAAATTCGATTGGGTAAATGGGGCTTGCAGGAAAAAGGAGTGTTCCGCCTAGATGGAGGTAGGGCTAAGTTGATTAGCAATGGCTATGGCACGTCTACGCTACCCCTACGCCTTGGCGCGGCGCCGGAATGTCATGTGATTGTTATCAATTATACGGAAAGTGTTCCAAAGGAGTTGTAA
- a CDS encoding LysM peptidoglycan-binding domain-containing protein, translating to MKKDDYKTEFEEHRQEIDQEGDNLPSRAELHRKGRKPKKKSSHLMINVILGLFTLIPVIILVYVVSDFYNPGSNPAAKDGDTSVRYEEKKDDPNKDLVLGGDEEEGEEDGSGVDEVESTPEPETKPEKEPETEIKQEEKPVSKPVVNVNPTPEKKPEEKPEQQSTEKTHKVANNETLYRISVNYYGSGEGVEKIKRANGLTSNDIMVGQTLKIP from the coding sequence ATGAAAAAAGATGATTATAAAACTGAGTTTGAGGAGCATAGACAGGAAATTGATCAGGAAGGTGACAATCTTCCATCGCGTGCCGAGCTGCATCGAAAAGGCCGCAAGCCAAAAAAGAAATCTAGTCATTTAATGATTAATGTAATCCTAGGATTATTTACGCTTATTCCAGTCATTATCTTGGTGTATGTTGTTTCTGACTTTTATAATCCAGGTAGCAATCCGGCGGCAAAAGATGGAGATACGAGTGTGCGTTATGAAGAAAAAAAAGACGATCCGAATAAGGATTTAGTCTTGGGTGGAGACGAGGAAGAAGGAGAAGAGGATGGCTCAGGTGTAGATGAGGTTGAATCGACACCTGAACCCGAAACAAAGCCAGAAAAAGAACCGGAAACGGAAATAAAACAAGAAGAGAAGCCTGTTTCGAAACCGGTGGTGAACGTCAATCCGACTCCGGAAAAGAAACCTGAAGAGAAGCCGGAGCAACAATCAACTGAAAAAACACATAAAGTGGCGAATAATGAAACGCTTTACCGGATTTCTGTCAATTACTACGGTTCGGGTGAAGGTGTTGAAAAGATTAAAAGAGCAAATGGTTTAACATCAAATGATATTATGGTCGGGCAGACGCTCAAGATTCCTTAA
- a CDS encoding RecQ family ATP-dependent DNA helicase, with product MDIYKTLKEKFGYDQFRPGQEAVIRDVIAGKDTLAILPTGMGKSLCYQLPAYVAQGTVLIISPLVALMEDQVAIMKKNGEKRVVALNSFLSFSEKKRIMAELGYYKFIFISPEMLLQKNVITLLRNSHLSLIVVDEAHCISQWGFDFRPDYLRIGELFGESRPHILALTATADDKVVADIVHYLQLRSPEVHRQSLDRPNISYSIVKVDNEMQKTEWIKERVLATIGPGIIYAASRKRADELATILQKLGVSVASYHAGKEQEDRAFIQEQFITGEINWICATNAFGMGIHKDDIRQVIHEHVPQAIAGYVQEVGRAGRDGEQSAASLLFTPDDEGRMRFIIQDDIPQEWEIRHYENCMAENISADEAAERARISETGKRVIDYYRERMTLEEVIQRMKALIHEKEVQLQGMLRLVHSKSCVREEVVGLFGESLEMKPKSCCSACGTADGLWLNRQNQVVLNKPMLDWEERLIKLLG from the coding sequence ATGGATATTTACAAAACACTGAAAGAGAAATTCGGTTACGATCAATTTAGACCGGGGCAGGAAGCGGTCATTCGTGATGTGATTGCCGGGAAAGACACACTCGCCATTTTGCCGACAGGCATGGGGAAATCATTATGTTATCAGTTGCCAGCTTATGTAGCGCAAGGTACGGTGTTAATCATTTCACCACTTGTCGCGTTAATGGAAGACCAAGTGGCCATTATGAAAAAAAATGGTGAAAAACGTGTTGTTGCACTAAACTCTTTTCTGTCATTTTCAGAAAAAAAGCGGATTATGGCTGAATTAGGGTATTATAAATTTATTTTTATATCACCTGAAATGCTATTACAGAAAAATGTAATCACTCTTTTGCGCAACAGTCATTTGTCACTGATTGTTGTTGACGAAGCGCATTGTATTTCACAATGGGGTTTTGATTTTAGACCGGATTATTTGCGAATTGGTGAGTTGTTTGGAGAAAGCCGACCGCATATTCTTGCACTTACGGCGACAGCGGATGATAAAGTGGTGGCTGATATCGTCCACTATTTACAGCTGCGATCTCCCGAAGTCCATCGCCAGTCGTTAGATCGTCCGAATATATCTTATTCCATAGTCAAGGTCGATAACGAAATGCAGAAAACCGAATGGATTAAAGAGCGGGTACTAGCGACGATTGGACCAGGTATCATTTATGCCGCATCTCGAAAACGTGCAGATGAACTAGCTACCATACTGCAGAAGCTAGGTGTATCTGTTGCCTCTTATCACGCGGGGAAGGAACAGGAAGACCGTGCGTTCATCCAAGAGCAATTCATCACAGGGGAAATCAATTGGATTTGTGCGACAAATGCGTTTGGGATGGGTATACATAAAGATGATATTCGCCAAGTGATTCATGAGCATGTCCCACAAGCGATTGCCGGTTATGTTCAGGAGGTAGGTCGTGCGGGGCGTGATGGTGAACAATCGGCAGCGTCGTTGCTTTTTACGCCGGATGATGAGGGAAGGATGCGCTTCATCATCCAAGATGATATTCCGCAAGAATGGGAAATTAGGCACTATGAAAATTGTATGGCGGAAAATATTTCGGCTGATGAAGCGGCAGAAAGGGCTCGAATTAGCGAAACGGGCAAACGTGTCATAGATTATTATAGAGAACGGATGACACTCGAAGAAGTTATTCAGCGGATGAAAGCATTAATTCACGAAAAAGAGGTACAACTACAAGGGATGCTTCGTTTAGTTCATTCAAAAAGTTGTGTCAGAGAAGAAGTAGTGGGGCTTTTTGGAGAGTCTCTTGAAATGAAACCGAAGTCGTGCTGTTCTGCTTGTGGGACGGCTGATGGATTATGGCTAAATCGACAAAATCAGGTTGTTTTAAATAAGCCGATGTTAGATTGGGAGGAAAGACTTATCAAGCTACTTGGTTAA
- a CDS encoding helix-turn-helix domain-containing protein has product MNLSSILAVIIAKLDGERTIYAGLHLLRGKRSGQTLQDVEYYNLKAFFGILPKLTVEQYDEAATLLRDSGFISTGDDSFVHLTTSGRQLVATLPIYAFNGWDYRGREMLFFARLSLVVQTVSHFKVGEHAFMPIQKDYDSQSFVKRLLHKQPISDPAYASYIAAELRLCMERSGMDDQQKVIVTHRLSGFGLTGWTWDQLADQLKLNSFAVRLLFIESLHRLLTVIEQSSDLSFLRKIAKNVKVTTYLTDSSSKTKQLFDRGLSIEDIAAARNLKLSTIEDHFVELSINDPQFPLTQFVAERDVKAVVEKVNELETRRLRLLKAEFESLSYFQLRLILGARTGGGN; this is encoded by the coding sequence ATGAATCTTTCTTCAATACTCGCAGTCATCATCGCTAAGCTAGATGGCGAGCGAACGATTTATGCTGGCCTTCATCTATTACGTGGCAAACGTTCGGGGCAGACGTTGCAGGATGTTGAATATTATAATTTGAAAGCTTTTTTTGGTATTTTACCGAAATTAACGGTTGAGCAATATGATGAAGCCGCTACATTATTAAGGGATTCTGGTTTTATTTCAACCGGAGACGACTCATTTGTACATCTAACAACAAGTGGTCGCCAACTGGTCGCGACTTTACCGATTTACGCATTTAATGGTTGGGACTATAGGGGTAGAGAAATGCTTTTTTTCGCGAGGCTATCGCTTGTCGTACAGACAGTGTCGCATTTTAAAGTAGGAGAACATGCATTTATGCCGATTCAAAAAGATTATGATAGCCAGTCATTTGTAAAAAGACTGTTGCATAAACAACCTATTAGTGATCCGGCATATGCCAGCTATATTGCTGCGGAGCTTAGGTTATGTATGGAGCGCAGTGGTATGGATGATCAGCAAAAAGTGATTGTCACGCATCGACTAAGTGGTTTTGGTCTGACAGGGTGGACGTGGGATCAGCTAGCGGATCAGTTGAAACTAAATTCGTTTGCTGTCCGACTGTTATTTATAGAGAGCTTACATAGGTTGCTGACAGTTATCGAACAATCTTCTGATTTGTCTTTTTTGCGAAAAATAGCTAAAAACGTTAAAGTAACGACTTATTTGACCGATTCTTCAAGTAAGACCAAACAGCTTTTTGATCGGGGACTGTCCATTGAGGACATTGCTGCGGCTCGGAATTTGAAGTTGAGTACGATTGAAGACCATTTTGTCGAACTATCCATTAATGACCCTCAATTCCCACTGACTCAGTTCGTTGCAGAGCGAGATGTTAAGGCAGTCGTCGAAAAAGTGAATGAACTGGAAACACGTAGGCTTCGGTTATTGAAGGCTGAATTTGAATCACTGTCTTATTTTCAACTTCGTCTTATATTAGGTGCGCGGACGGGGGGAGGAAACTGA
- a CDS encoding 4Fe-4S domain-containing protein, with protein MPKYTIVDQDTCIACGACGAAAPDIYDYDDEGIAYVILDDNTGTTEVPEELMEDLEDAFDGCPTDSIKIADAPFDGDALKYED; from the coding sequence ATGCCTAAATATACAATCGTCGATCAAGATACGTGCATTGCATGTGGCGCTTGTGGAGCAGCAGCCCCAGATATTTACGATTATGATGATGAAGGAATTGCTTATGTTATCCTCGATGATAACACGGGTACAACGGAAGTTCCAGAAGAACTGATGGAAGATTTGGAAGATGCATTTGATGGTTGCCCGACCGATTCAATCAAAATCGCTGATGCGCCATTTGATGGCGATGCGTTAAAATACGAAGACTGA
- a CDS encoding ECF transporter S component, with the protein MNNKKLRKMILIAILGSIGTVLMQFNFPLPALPGFLKIDFGEVPAVIAIMTMGPVAGIGVELIKNVMHWFMTGSPTGVPVGEIANFATGVLFIMPIYFIHNKFKTSKGLAAGLLAGTVAMALGMSVLNYAVFLPMYTYFMNFPEMAGSELSTFIVLGVLPFNLIKGVMLMVITLLLFKSMNKWIAKQRTQLMA; encoded by the coding sequence ATGAATAACAAGAAGTTACGCAAGATGATTCTCATTGCAATCTTAGGGAGCATTGGTACGGTGTTGATGCAGTTCAATTTCCCGCTACCCGCATTACCAGGATTCTTGAAAATCGATTTCGGAGAAGTGCCTGCGGTAATAGCCATTATGACAATGGGGCCGGTTGCAGGTATTGGGGTCGAGTTAATTAAAAACGTCATGCATTGGTTTATGACAGGCAGTCCGACGGGTGTACCTGTAGGAGAAATTGCGAATTTTGCAACAGGTGTTCTATTCATTATGCCAATCTATTTCATCCACAATAAATTTAAAACATCTAAAGGATTAGCGGCTGGCCTCCTTGCAGGAACAGTTGCCATGGCATTGGGGATGAGTGTTTTGAACTATGCCGTATTCCTACCGATGTATACGTATTTCATGAACTTCCCGGAGATGGCAGGCAGTGAGTTGTCTACATTTATCGTTTTAGGAGTTCTACCTTTCAATCTTATCAAAGGTGTTATGCTCATGGTCATCACGTTGTTACTGTTCAAGAGCATGAACAAATGGATTGCCAAGCAACGAACCCAATTAATGGCGTAA
- the sigX gene encoding RNA polymerase sigma factor SigX: MDDSVFHRLYEQYHQDVFKFLIYLTRNRDHAEDLVHEVYVRVLRAYSGFEGKSSEKTWLFSIAKNVAIDHFRKNAVRKKHLFDKFDWEKSELVSTGALPEELVTLSEEMKELLQALNTCTGDQKMVITMRYFQDLSIAETAEILSWTEGKVKTTQHRAIKALQKKLNALPTEGGKLDGRQ, from the coding sequence ATGGACGACTCCGTTTTCCACCGGCTCTATGAGCAGTACCACCAAGATGTGTTCAAGTTTCTCATCTATTTGACGAGAAATCGTGATCATGCTGAGGATCTCGTGCATGAAGTGTACGTGAGGGTATTGCGAGCATATAGCGGTTTTGAAGGGAAAAGTTCTGAAAAAACATGGCTTTTTTCTATTGCGAAAAATGTCGCGATTGACCATTTCAGAAAAAATGCTGTCCGTAAAAAGCATCTGTTCGATAAATTTGACTGGGAAAAGAGTGAGCTCGTTTCAACAGGGGCTTTACCTGAAGAACTTGTTACACTTAGTGAAGAGATGAAAGAACTATTGCAGGCGCTTAACACCTGTACAGGTGATCAAAAAATGGTCATCACGATGCGTTATTTCCAGGATTTGTCGATAGCGGAAACAGCCGAAATTCTTAGCTGGACAGAAGGTAAAGTGAAGACCACACAACATCGGGCAATCAAAGCGCTACAAAAGAAATTGAATGCTCTTCCTACAGAAGGGGGGAAACTAGATGGCCGACAATAA
- a CDS encoding ATP-binding protein, producing the protein MNRIWNSIVGKLWATILLLVSFVLFIVTALLLEFLDNFHTQQAEDSLRRDAMTIGKVVMDHESESSMQLIIEDILGDETDAMIVDAKGETKYSFQQGINKEKIEDKILSESIFISNRGGDTPVVKEMILPSIADDGVMEQYLVLAYPFEFNQQVVGSVIIYQSLEAVHRATKETTNIVFLSAFIAFILTTVFAFFLSTRITSPLRGMRQAAFELSKGNFDTRLPVMQNDEIGQLATAFNQMGRQLKYHVELINQEKEQLSSILTSMTDAVITFNRDYTILLSNPQAERLLQNWYFKSGVQDEKNTIPPEIFHMLDHVITFAEEVEDELELGGRFYAISISPLYSGSDIRGAVAVLRDMTDQHKLDKLRSDFIANVSHELRTPISMLQGYSEAIIDGVTTNDEERNEMVQIIHEESKRMGRLVTDLLDLARMESGHMRLYKDDIAMIPFLDRIVNKFMQVARDANVELSFDFPQGEEIISTVDEDRIEQVFTNLIDNAIRHTPDGGNVTLRVKKVVDTIEITVTDTGVGIPEEDLPYIFERFYKADKARTRGKGGTGLGLAIAKNIIDSHSGVITASRGENSGTIFSCILPLKNL; encoded by the coding sequence ATGAATAGAATATGGAATTCAATCGTCGGGAAGCTATGGGCAACCATATTGCTTCTCGTTTCCTTTGTCCTGTTTATTGTCACTGCGCTGCTTCTTGAATTTCTGGATAATTTTCATACGCAACAAGCAGAGGATTCCTTGCGAAGAGATGCAATGACAATTGGTAAAGTTGTTATGGATCATGAAAGTGAGTCTTCTATGCAACTGATTATTGAAGATATCCTTGGTGATGAAACAGATGCTATGATTGTAGATGCTAAAGGGGAAACGAAGTACTCTTTCCAGCAAGGGATAAATAAGGAGAAAATCGAAGATAAGATTCTTTCCGAATCTATATTTATATCAAATAGAGGGGGAGATACGCCAGTTGTGAAGGAAATGATTCTTCCTTCAATTGCAGACGATGGTGTAATGGAGCAATATCTTGTGCTGGCCTATCCATTTGAATTCAATCAGCAGGTGGTTGGTTCCGTTATCATTTATCAAAGTTTAGAAGCTGTCCATAGGGCTACAAAGGAAACAACCAATATCGTATTCTTGTCGGCGTTTATTGCCTTTATTTTAACAACTGTTTTTGCCTTTTTCTTATCGACAAGAATTACTTCACCTTTGCGTGGAATGAGGCAAGCTGCTTTTGAATTATCGAAAGGTAATTTTGATACGCGGCTGCCTGTTATGCAAAATGATGAAATTGGTCAGTTAGCAACCGCCTTCAATCAGATGGGGAGACAGCTTAAGTATCATGTTGAATTGATCAATCAGGAAAAGGAACAGCTGTCCAGTATTTTAACGTCTATGACAGATGCGGTCATTACCTTCAATCGAGATTACACGATTTTATTAAGTAATCCACAGGCGGAACGCTTATTGCAAAATTGGTACTTTAAAAGTGGTGTCCAAGATGAAAAAAATACGATTCCTCCAGAAATTTTCCATATGCTTGATCATGTTATCACGTTTGCCGAAGAAGTAGAAGATGAGCTGGAGCTCGGGGGGCGGTTTTACGCCATTTCAATTAGCCCGCTATATAGTGGTAGCGATATTCGAGGAGCGGTTGCGGTGCTGCGTGATATGACGGATCAGCATAAGCTCGATAAGCTCCGTTCCGATTTCATCGCGAATGTGTCACATGAGCTACGGACGCCGATTTCAATGCTTCAAGGCTATAGTGAGGCGATTATTGACGGTGTGACGACTAATGACGAAGAGCGCAATGAGATGGTGCAGATTATTCATGAGGAATCGAAACGAATGGGTAGACTTGTGACAGATTTACTCGATCTTGCGAGGATGGAATCGGGTCATATGCGCTTGTACAAAGATGATATAGCGATGATTCCTTTCCTTGATCGGATTGTTAATAAATTCATGCAAGTTGCGCGTGATGCCAATGTGGAATTGTCATTTGATTTTCCACAAGGTGAAGAAATCATTTCAACTGTCGATGAAGATCGGATTGAACAAGTGTTTACGAATTTAATTGACAACGCAATCCGACATACACCTGACGGAGGCAATGTAACATTGCGTGTCAAAAAGGTTGTCGATACGATTGAAATAACGGTTACGGATACAGGTGTTGGTATTCCTGAAGAGGATTTACCTTATATTTTTGAACGTTTTTATAAAGCAGACAAGGCGAGAACAAGAGGCAAGGGCGGAACAGGCTTAGGTCTGGCGATTGCTAAAAATATTATTGATTCGCATAGCGGAGTGATTACAGCTAGCAGAGGAGAAAATAGCGGTACAATTTTTAGCTGCATATTACCTTTGAAGAACTTGTAA
- a CDS encoding response regulator transcription factor, producing MEEKVTLLVVDDEERIRRLLNMYLTREGYEIEEAVDGAEALEKALVTHYDGILLDLMMPEKDGLEVLRELREKKIMTPVIMLTAKGEEADRVTGFESGADDYIVKPFSPREVVLRVKAILRRSVTFHGAASASSSKDLVVFPQLTIDNDAHRVMADGNEVNLTPKEYELLYFLAKSPDKVFDREQLLKEVWHYEFFGDLRTVDTHVKRLREKLSRVSEKAAKMIVTVWGVGYKFEVPHNE from the coding sequence ATGGAAGAAAAAGTAACATTGTTAGTAGTGGATGACGAGGAGAGAATTCGCCGTCTGTTAAATATGTATCTTACGCGCGAAGGCTATGAAATCGAAGAAGCGGTAGATGGCGCAGAAGCGCTAGAAAAAGCACTTGTCACACATTATGATGGTATTTTACTCGACTTAATGATGCCGGAAAAAGATGGCTTGGAAGTATTGCGGGAATTGAGAGAAAAGAAAATTATGACACCAGTTATTATGTTAACAGCAAAAGGCGAGGAAGCTGATCGTGTAACTGGATTCGAATCGGGTGCCGATGACTACATAGTGAAACCATTCAGTCCGCGTGAAGTGGTTCTACGGGTTAAAGCGATTCTTAGGAGGTCTGTGACGTTTCATGGCGCTGCTTCTGCGTCTTCATCGAAGGATCTCGTCGTTTTCCCACAATTGACGATAGATAACGACGCGCATCGTGTCATGGCTGATGGGAATGAAGTGAATCTGACACCGAAAGAATATGAGCTGCTTTATTTTTTGGCGAAGTCACCGGACAAAGTATTTGATCGAGAACAACTATTGAAAGAAGTATGGCATTATGAATTTTTCGGGGATCTCCGAACAGTTGACACGCATGTCAAGCGGCTGCGTGAAAAGTTAAGCCGGGTTTCTGAGAAGGCAGCTAAAATGATTGTTACCGTTTGGGGCGTTGGTTATAAGTTTGAGGTTCCTCATAATGAATAG
- the ccsB gene encoding c-type cytochrome biogenesis protein CcsB gives MGLAALSANLLLVSFIAYLIATAFFGGAVKGAKSEASYKNNRWGNMGIAITIIGFIAHLGYFITRWMASGHAPVSNMFEFTTAFGMMLVGAFILLFFLYRTPSLGLFALPIAIIIIAYASMFPKEITPLIPALQSYWLTIHVITAALGEAILAISAVAGLIFLLKNIDLTKKSKQRFWLEAVMLTLILVIGFVLSSTTFKLTGYEAQFSYIDKNEMPAQIIYNYPPLFGMHQSESLTPDTMKPWVEMPAIINAKTLTTFVWSVAIGIVLYIILRLIFRRPIAALFQPFAKKANSQLMDEIGYRAVIIGFPIFSLGALVFAMIWAHEAWSRFWGWDPKEVWALITWLFYAAFLHVRLSRGWEGEKSAWLAVIGFIIIMFNLIAVNLIIAGLHSYA, from the coding sequence ATGGGACTTGCAGCGTTAAGCGCTAACTTACTATTGGTTTCCTTTATCGCCTACCTTATCGCAACAGCTTTTTTTGGTGGTGCGGTAAAAGGAGCGAAATCGGAAGCTTCTTATAAAAATAATAGATGGGGAAACATGGGGATAGCAATTACAATCATCGGTTTTATTGCCCATCTTGGCTATTTCATCACACGTTGGATGGCTTCTGGCCATGCACCTGTTAGTAATATGTTTGAATTTACGACTGCGTTTGGCATGATGCTTGTCGGAGCATTCATATTGTTGTTTTTCCTTTATCGGACACCTTCGCTTGGATTGTTTGCATTGCCGATAGCGATTATTATCATTGCCTATGCAAGCATGTTTCCAAAGGAGATTACGCCACTCATTCCGGCACTTCAAAGCTATTGGCTGACGATACACGTGATTACAGCAGCTCTTGGTGAAGCGATTCTTGCGATTAGTGCGGTTGCGGGGCTTATCTTTTTATTGAAAAATATTGATTTGACTAAAAAATCAAAGCAGCGTTTTTGGTTAGAAGCAGTTATGCTTACGCTTATTCTCGTGATTGGTTTTGTATTGTCATCGACAACATTTAAACTAACTGGTTATGAAGCACAATTTTCATATATTGATAAAAACGAGATGCCAGCCCAAATTATCTATAACTATCCACCGTTATTCGGTATGCATCAATCTGAATCATTAACGCCAGATACGATGAAGCCATGGGTAGAAATGCCGGCTATTATTAATGCGAAGACGTTAACGACATTTGTTTGGTCAGTTGCGATAGGGATTGTTTTGTATATAATTCTTAGACTAATCTTCCGACGGCCGATTGCGGCATTGTTCCAACCGTTTGCTAAAAAAGCAAATTCTCAATTGATGGATGAAATTGGTTATCGAGCGGTTATTATTGGCTTTCCGATTTTTTCGTTAGGAGCACTTGTCTTCGCAATGATCTGGGCACATGAAGCGTGGTCGAGATTTTGGGGATGGGATCCAAAGGAAGTTTGGGCGCTCATTACATGGCTATTTTACGCAGCATTCCTTCACGTGCGTCTATCGCGCGGTTGGGAAGGCGAAAAGTCAGCGTGGTTGGCTGTTATCGGTTTCATCATTATCATGTTTAACTTGATAGCCGTGAACTTAATCATCGCTGGATTACATTCATACGCTTGA
- the resB gene encoding cytochrome c biogenesis protein ResB has translation MSKIKCQCGHENPFGTVLCEQCGRPQTEEAKKSKLVDMRYEGSSRRSQTYNKSIVDKIWNFFSSVKVGIGIIVAVLATAAIGTIFPQKLYVPVSPLASGAEYLAYYERLYGFFGTIYYRFGFYDMYNSWWFITLTGMLGASIIIASVDRVVPLYKSLKKQRTKRHPSFMRKQRVYGEGPSEDSTVALVKAEEKLKELRYNVKVEDGALLAEKGRFARWGPYVNHAGIIIFLFGILLRGIPGFYVDETMWLREGEIRSIPGAEGYYLESKEFILENYSKDDANEVFGDALERVGMIASNYQTDVALYKIPDDALVGSSDFEFVKDYSIIVNKPLKFDGFNVFQMDYRLDELKSMTFQLTEKETDKTYGQFTVDLAEPEKNYELENGAQVRLMDYYPDFIMTDGEPDTKSPIPNNPAFIFEMKTLDKPDGERSFVAIQQTLETEQNDYKVKFVSAETRDISGLTIRKDKTLYIILIGGIIFMIGVAQGAYWNHRRIWIQQGKGDELLVAAHTNKNWFKLKQELDQVKDVAALPSYVDRQDTDAIFEDREGEQA, from the coding sequence ATGAGTAAAATCAAATGTCAATGTGGTCATGAGAATCCATTTGGTACAGTACTTTGTGAACAATGTGGAAGACCACAAACCGAAGAGGCTAAAAAAAGTAAACTAGTTGACATGCGTTATGAAGGCTCTTCCAGGAGATCGCAAACGTATAACAAGTCCATCGTCGATAAGATTTGGAATTTCTTTTCTAGTGTTAAGGTTGGAATTGGGATTATTGTAGCGGTTCTTGCAACGGCTGCAATCGGAACGATTTTTCCGCAAAAATTGTATGTGCCTGTATCACCTTTGGCATCTGGAGCGGAATACTTAGCTTATTATGAGCGCTTGTACGGTTTTTTTGGCACTATTTACTATCGATTCGGTTTCTATGATATGTATAATAGTTGGTGGTTCATCACACTGACGGGAATGCTTGGCGCTTCTATCATTATTGCTAGTGTTGACCGGGTCGTACCGCTATATAAATCGTTGAAAAAACAGCGTACAAAGCGTCACCCTTCTTTCATGAGGAAACAGCGTGTTTATGGCGAAGGACCTTCCGAGGATTCAACTGTAGCATTAGTTAAAGCTGAGGAAAAACTGAAGGAACTTCGTTACAATGTTAAAGTCGAAGATGGCGCATTATTAGCGGAAAAAGGGCGTTTTGCAAGATGGGGCCCTTATGTCAATCATGCGGGAATTATCATCTTCCTGTTTGGTATATTACTACGTGGAATCCCTGGATTTTATGTGGATGAAACGATGTGGCTCCGAGAAGGAGAAATACGTTCTATCCCAGGTGCTGAGGGTTATTATTTAGAGAGTAAAGAATTCATCTTAGAAAATTACTCGAAAGATGATGCCAACGAAGTATTCGGCGATGCATTGGAACGTGTGGGGATGATTGCTAGTAATTATCAAACCGACGTTGCGCTTTACAAAATACCTGACGACGCACTCGTAGGATCGAGTGATTTTGAATTTGTGAAGGACTATTCCATCATTGTCAATAAACCACTTAAATTCGATGGCTTTAACGTATTCCAAATGGATTACCGTCTTGATGAATTAAAATCAATGACGTTCCAGTTAACGGAAAAAGAAACGGATAAAACGTATGGACAGTTTACGGTCGACTTAGCTGAACCTGAAAAGAATTATGAACTAGAAAACGGCGCACAAGTCAGATTGATGGATTACTATCCAGACTTTATTATGACGGACGGCGAGCCAGATACAAAATCGCCAATCCCGAACAATCCTGCTTTTATCTTTGAAATGAAAACGCTTGACAAACCGGATGGTGAAAGAAGTTTTGTAGCTATCCAACAGACGCTTGAAACAGAGCAAAATGATTATAAAGTGAAGTTTGTCAGTGCTGAAACGCGTGATATTTCAGGGCTGACAATTCGCAAGGATAAGACGTTGTACATTATCCTTATCGGTGGCATCATCTTTATGATTGGTGTTGCACAGGGTGCTTATTGGAATCATAGAAGAATTTGGATCCAACAAGGAAAGGGCGATGAACTTTTAGTCGCAGCTCATACGAACAAAAACTGGTTCAAGCTGAAACAGGAACTTGATCAAGTGAAAGATGTTGCAGCACTACCTTCCTATGTAGATAGGCAGGATACAGATGCTATTTTTGAAGATAGGGAAGGAGAACAAGCATAA